In Quercus robur chromosome 11, dhQueRobu3.1, whole genome shotgun sequence, the following proteins share a genomic window:
- the LOC126705973 gene encoding eukaryotic translation initiation factor 3 subunit K: MGREVVQPPQQQQQTVPYTVEQLVAVNPYNPDILPDLENYVNEQVSSQTYSLDANLCLLRLYQFEPERMSTQIVARILVKALMAMPAPDFSLCLFLIPERVQMEEQFKTLIVLSHYLETGRFRQFWDEAAKSRHIVEAVPGFEQAIQAYAIHVLSLTYQKVPRPVLAEAINIEGLSLDKFLEHQVANCGWILEKGHGRGQLIVLPRSEFNHPELKKNNADGIPFDHIARIFPILG; encoded by the exons atggGGAGAGAGGTTGTTCagccaccacaacaacaacaacaaacggTGCCGTATACGGTGGAGCAGCTGGTGGCCGTGAATCCGTACAATCCAGACATCCTTCCTGATCTCGAAAACTACGTTAACGAACAG GTGTCTTCACAAACATACAGCCTTGATGCAAATCTCTGCCTTCTTCGCCTTTATCAG TTTGAACCAGAGCGAATGAGTACTCAAATTGTGGCTCGCATTTTGGTTAAG GCACTCATGGCAATGCCAGCTCCAGATTTCAGCCTGTGTCTCTTTTTGATTCCAGAAAGAGTG CAAATGGAGGAGCAGTTCAAGACCTTGATAGTGCTCTCACACTATTTGGAG ACAGGAAGATTCCGTCAGTTCTGGGATGAAGCAGCTAAGAGTCGTCACATAGTTGAAGCTGTGCCAG GTTTTGAGCAAGCAATCCAAGCCTATGCAATTCATGTCCTTTCCTTGACTTATCAAAAAGTTCCCAGACCTGTGCTTGCTGAG GCTATCAACATCGAAGGTCTGTCCTTGGACAAATTCCTTGAGCACCAGGTAGCAAATTGTGGTTGGATCCTTGAGAAAGGTCATGGCAGAGGCCAACTCATTGTCCTACCTCGCAGTGAATTCAACCATCCTGAGCTGAAGAAAAACAATGCAGATGGCATTCCATTTGATCACATAGCCCGTATCTTTCCCATTCTTGGTTGA